The Trueperaceae bacterium genome window below encodes:
- a CDS encoding WecB/TagA/CpsF family glycosyltransferase, translating to MRHYVLGLPLDALALDEAAAWVLDALRRGRAEGEPGRLVVTLNPEIVVRSRRDEALAQAIRRADLVVADGVGVAWAARRQGIALPGRVPGVDLVQRVLELGGGEVTVFLLGARPGVAEAAGREVARRYGTRVAGAHHGYFGGPEETAAVVRAVRESGAGLLLAGLGERQETFLHRHAAELGAAVMMGVGGTLDVLAGHARRMPRWTSRLGLEWLFRVALDPRRWRRAPRLWRFALLVLRRRG from the coding sequence GTGCGCCACTACGTCCTCGGCCTGCCCCTGGACGCCCTCGCGCTCGACGAAGCGGCCGCCTGGGTCCTGGACGCGCTGCGGCGCGGGCGGGCGGAGGGCGAGCCGGGGCGCCTCGTCGTGACCCTGAACCCCGAGATCGTCGTGCGCTCGCGCCGCGACGAGGCGTTGGCGCAGGCGATACGGCGCGCCGACCTCGTCGTCGCCGACGGCGTGGGCGTGGCCTGGGCGGCCCGCCGCCAGGGCATCGCGCTGCCCGGCCGCGTGCCCGGCGTCGACCTCGTGCAGCGCGTGCTCGAGCTGGGCGGCGGCGAGGTGACCGTCTTCCTCCTGGGCGCGCGGCCCGGCGTGGCCGAGGCCGCCGGACGCGAGGTCGCGAGGCGCTACGGGACGCGGGTGGCGGGCGCCCACCACGGCTACTTCGGCGGCCCGGAGGAGACGGCGGCCGTCGTGCGAGCCGTGCGCGAGAGCGGCGCCGGGCTGCTGCTCGCCGGCCTGGGCGAGCGCCAGGAGACCTTCCTGCACCGCCACGCCGCGGAGCTGGGCGCGGCCGTGATGATGGGTGTGGGCGGCACCCTCGACGTCCTCGCCGGCCACGCGCGGCGCATGCCGCGCTGGACGTCGCGCCTGGGGCTCGAGTGGCTGTTCCGCGTCGCGCTCGACCCGAGGCGGTGGCGGCGCGCGCCGCGCCTGTGGCGGTTCGCCCTGCTCGTCCTGCGTCGCCGGGGCTGA
- a CDS encoding 2-phosphosulfolactate phosphatase → MQIHTDLAPAGPYDDVVVLIDVLRTGTLAPMLLDLGLERFALTGSVRRARQEADADPAVLLMGERGGFPPERFNHGTSPAALRRLDVRGRSAVILTENAPRALAVVSTAPAVVLASLLNARAAAELAASRSRGKVYLVCSGFAGEPDLDDALAAGLIAGLLRSVTGDGAAHTGATALAVAMLRSYPDPIEALWHSSVGNYLRALGSDQDLGLAGAASLSPTAPLLTAVETGGVAPLYRFARPEPA, encoded by the coding sequence ATGCAGATCCACACAGACCTGGCACCCGCTGGACCCTACGACGACGTCGTCGTACTCATCGACGTGCTCCGCACGGGCACCCTGGCGCCGATGCTCCTCGACCTCGGCCTCGAGCGCTTCGCCCTCACCGGCTCGGTGCGCCGGGCGCGGCAGGAGGCCGACGCCGACCCGGCGGTCCTGCTCATGGGCGAGCGCGGCGGCTTCCCGCCCGAGCGCTTCAACCACGGCACGTCGCCGGCCGCGCTGCGCCGCCTCGACGTGAGGGGCCGGTCGGCGGTGATCCTCACCGAGAACGCCCCCAGGGCCCTCGCCGTCGTCTCGACCGCCCCCGCCGTCGTGCTCGCCTCGCTGCTCAACGCGCGCGCCGCCGCCGAGCTGGCCGCCAGCCGCTCGCGCGGCAAGGTCTACCTCGTATGCTCCGGCTTCGCCGGCGAGCCGGACCTCGACGACGCGCTGGCGGCGGGGCTCATCGCCGGGCTCCTGCGTTCCGTCACGGGCGACGGCGCCGCCCACACCGGGGCCACCGCCCTGGCCGTGGCCATGCTGCGCTCCTACCCCGACCCCATCGAGGCGCTCTGGCACTCGTCGGTGGGCAACTACCTGCGCGCCCTGGGCAGCGACCAGGACCTGGGCCTGGCCGGCGCCGCCTCGCTCTCCCCCACCGCGCCGCTCCTCACGGCGGTGGAGACGGGCGGCGTCGCGCCCCTCTACCGCTTCGCGCGGCCGGAGCCCGCCTAA
- the bshC gene encoding bacillithiol biosynthesis cysteine-adding enzyme BshC, which translates to MRQDMRPPDLRTAYLAGGLEPFFQLAPGDVGAALGLRREVDRAALAAAVRPHAQRLGAPEESLRSLERLAHPRAMAVVTGQQAGLLTGPLYTLAKALTAVRLAERLDTEDRPVVPVFWVASQDHDVAEVDHAYLLDASETLRRVEVRLPEGVAVGRIPLTGDMEAAIAASLGQHTPRPPCEGEVVSLLRETAAVARGFADWFAAQLYRLLAGTGIVIVDPLEPAVASLFAGVLERELDDPLEGPARVNEAGKRLRRLGYAPQLGRAEGATNLFVELPGAGGLPQRQLLRAENGGFVAGGIRLTKRDVLARLREDPTSVTPAAGLRPVVQDALLPTAVAVLGPGELAYVAQLRGVYELHGVPMPLAWPRATVTVIEPAAARLLDVHGLTAARLRADPDGELERVLLARHGAAGAFNRATKDLEASFEELLAHVDGVDPTLRGTVKRGRRHLEATLERLRGKTAAALARRDAETRRQFERLRAHLLPLGQPAERVLSPYSHALKFGLGPLLRLLEQVGESGDHELRL; encoded by the coding sequence GTGCGACAGGACATGCGACCTCCCGACCTCCGGACCGCCTACCTCGCAGGGGGCCTAGAGCCCTTCTTCCAGCTCGCGCCGGGCGACGTCGGCGCGGCGCTGGGCCTGCGCCGCGAGGTCGACCGGGCGGCGCTCGCCGCGGCGGTGAGGCCGCACGCTCAGCGCCTGGGCGCGCCGGAGGAGTCGCTGCGCAGCCTGGAGAGGCTGGCGCACCCGCGGGCGATGGCCGTCGTCACCGGGCAGCAGGCTGGCCTCCTCACGGGCCCCCTGTACACGCTCGCGAAGGCGCTGACGGCGGTGAGGCTGGCGGAGCGGCTGGACACCGAGGACCGCCCCGTGGTGCCGGTGTTCTGGGTGGCCAGCCAGGACCACGACGTCGCCGAGGTCGACCACGCCTACCTCCTCGACGCGTCGGAGACGCTGCGGCGCGTGGAGGTGCGCCTGCCGGAGGGCGTGGCCGTGGGCCGCATACCGCTCACCGGCGACATGGAGGCGGCCATCGCCGCGTCGCTGGGCCAGCACACGCCGCGCCCGCCGTGCGAGGGGGAGGTCGTGTCGCTCCTGCGCGAGACGGCGGCGGTCGCGCGCGGCTTCGCGGACTGGTTCGCGGCGCAGCTCTACCGGCTGCTCGCGGGCACGGGCATCGTGATCGTCGACCCGCTGGAGCCGGCCGTGGCGAGCCTCTTCGCGGGCGTGCTGGAGCGGGAGCTCGACGACCCCCTCGAGGGCCCCGCCCGCGTGAACGAGGCCGGGAAGCGCCTGCGGCGGCTGGGGTACGCGCCGCAGCTCGGCCGGGCCGAGGGCGCCACGAACCTGTTCGTCGAGCTGCCGGGCGCGGGCGGCCTGCCGCAGCGGCAGCTGCTGCGGGCCGAGAACGGCGGCTTCGTGGCGGGCGGCATCCGCCTGACGAAGCGCGACGTGCTGGCGCGTCTGCGCGAGGACCCCACGTCGGTGACGCCCGCGGCCGGCCTGCGTCCCGTGGTGCAGGACGCTCTGCTGCCCACCGCCGTCGCGGTGCTGGGCCCCGGCGAGCTCGCCTACGTGGCGCAGCTCCGCGGCGTCTACGAGCTGCACGGCGTGCCCATGCCGCTGGCGTGGCCGCGGGCCACGGTGACCGTGATCGAGCCGGCGGCGGCGCGCCTGCTCGACGTGCACGGCCTCACCGCGGCCCGCCTGCGCGCCGACCCCGACGGCGAGCTGGAGCGGGTGCTGCTCGCGCGGCACGGCGCCGCCGGCGCGTTCAACCGCGCGACCAAGGACCTAGAGGCGTCGTTCGAGGAGCTGCTGGCCCACGTGGACGGCGTGGACCCCACGCTGCGCGGCACCGTCAAGCGCGGCCGACGGCACCTGGAGGCGACGCTGGAGCGCCTGCGCGGCAAGACGGCGGCGGCGCTGGCGCGCCGCGACGCCGAGACGAGGCGGCAGTTCGAGCGCCTGCGCGCCCACCTCCTGCCGCTCGGCCAGCCGGCCGAGCGCGTGCTCTCGCCCTACAGCCACGCGCTGAAGTTCGGCCTCGGGCCGCTGCTCCGGCTGCTGGAGCAGGTGGGCGAGTCGGGGGACCACGAGCTGCGCCTGTGA